The genome window ccactaCTTACCTCTTCGCAACATGTTCCTCGACGAACTCACCAACACGCAGTGGTTCAGTATGTCCTCTCTCTCCAAGGCTAACGCAGTCACCACCTGCCTCCTACCCGTCCTCCCTGGCCTAACAATGTTCGCCTCCGGTCACTTGCACAACAACAAAGCGGCATTCATTGcccttctcgtccttggcctttgcctcgtcctcatcatcctTTATCTCTCTGAGCGTCACCACATGCTCGAGTTCCGTGCAAGTGTTAAATGGGGTCCACGCTGGCGTGTATTCATGTCTCGTGAGTTTCCGGCTCTCGCAGTTCTGACGACAGTCATCTCATTCTCGCTCTTCACTGCAATGTGCACCCTCGCTTGGTTTGCCGGCAAGTTCTTGCCCCCCAACCCTGGCGCTGGGGGAACTTGCTTCGCCTTTGCTATTATCATCTGGGTCGCTTACGAGGGATGGAACTTCTGGCTCATGCGTACTGCCGACCGCCTCTTCTCGCCTCCAATTACGCCCTTCCCACTCCACCAGACCAGCTTTGGGCGTGGATTCACTCAAGAACCCTAGATGCAATGGATGGCTCTAGTGGTTCTGGTTTCGTACATGAAATAAATAATGCATGAGCTGGTCTCTATCGTAGCAGTCTGAGGCAAGGGCGAGCCAACGTGAGGCATGTGAGGATGGTCGTTTGAATGTCAATTGTTTTGCCACAGTGCAATTGGGCCAGCAAAACCCTCCCAGCCTGAAATCAGCCCATGTCTCTCTGCTGGTTACAATAGTACCTACGATAAACGAGGGAACTATATGACGGGCAAGGGGGAGCACACGACTTGCAGAGAACCCTAGATGGAGAAGAGCCACCCTCCAGTTGCACGCTTGTCAGACCTGACCTCCATGGTGGCGAAGGCATCATGTGTATCGTGCACATGAAACGCGCCACGGTTGGGTCTGGTCTACGGTCCACGCCACGCGAGGCCTTTGTATACTGGTTCTGTGACTGTGACTCTCCTCACGCACAAGCCATACTCGTGCACTGGAGTGTCGGCGCGCCGATTGACAAGCATCAATGCGGGCCCACGTAGCTCACATGTTCCATGGAACCACTTCTTtaccccccacccccccaGGAATGTACCATTCTGCAGATAGACCATGCAGATACTTAGCACCCATAGAGAAAACTAAGATCCTGAGCCACACCAtctcatctcctcgccaccgtGCCACACTGTAGTATTTTGATCTCCGAGTGGAAAAACAATGAAACCACGTAAACACCTCGCACCACTCGGAAGgctcccaccaccctctCTCCCACACTCCATCTCAATGCTTATAAGAATCATGACGATGCATCTCCGCCTCTCAAACTCAACCGCACCTCTTACTAACTCCACACTCACTAACACTGTGTCCAAGTCATTCGTACCATGTCAACCAAGTTGAAGGACTATAGTGAGtccccaccccaacccGCTAACAGTAGTCCTCGAGGTGATgctccccaccacccccgccATCATCATGTTCATCTCTGGTATCATCTTCTCGTgggacgccgtcgccgacggcaccccgcgcctcgtcggtTGGCTGATCATgttcgtcgtcggcctcggtttctccgccctcctcttctccctcctctACCGCCGCCACGCCTACATCTTCGCTGCCAGCTTCCACATGGGCCCATGGTACAACTTGCGACTCATCGGTACGTCCACTTCTGGGCCTTATAGATCTTCTAACTCTCAGCCATTGAACTGTTCCTCATTGCGTGCCTTGATACTTCGGGATGGCTCCTCGGCTACTACGAGGCCAGtccactcctccccaaGACCGATCGCAGACACTGGTTCAAAGCCTGGGGAGTATGCCTGGCCTTTACCCTGTTCTTCTGGGGAACCCTCGTCGGCTGGCTCCTCTAcctcctgcgccgcgccgactGCATCCACGACCGCGACGGTAGTGCCCTCCCTTGGTCTTTCTTCAAGCGCGCCTCCGTCCTCCCCGAGGCGCAGCAGGCGGCACTCGCAAGCGAGGCCCGCGGCATGTACTACCCCAACATCCAGCACATCCCTAATTCCTGGAGAAACTCGGGCCGCCCAGCTACCGAATGGCAGAGCTCGACGTTTGctccccaccccaaccGCCTTTACCACACGCCCCATGGTACAATGACGCCTCAAGGTCTCGGTGTCAAGTGGCAGCGTCCTATCGGCGCGGCTCCGCCCCGCCCCTCGCGCCAGGGTGCCCGTCTCTGAGCCCATCCAAGTTTCATTTCACTCATTTCTCAGTTATAATACCCTGGTGGCGACATGCATTGTTGTGTTGCACCTATAGAGACGCCTTCCGTGTCAGAAGGGCCTGAGAGCTAGCAAACCCGAGAGTCCTTAGTGTTGCGTCAAACGATTGGTAGCCACAAAAGTGCCACATAGGCTGCGACGCACAGACACACATATATACACACACAAGCAGAGGTTCATTGTTTGGGCAGTCTCCAGCTCGGAGTTCGTGGCACTCACACGTCCTACCAAGCAGGATATCTATTGTTTATCTTACATTTCGTCTTCAGGCCTCGCACTTCCTCCTCTGACCTCGTCCTTTGTGATACAAAAGGCCTGCGCCTCTCTATCTCTGTTTCTCCTTCATTCATCCTTTTTCCTTGCAATCCCCCCCTAACTTTTACCTTACAATCCCTCACTACCTTTGCCATTACATATCTACTGTCTACTGCCCCGACAAATCTCAACAATATGGCGGTTCGTTTCCACGTCTCTATCTTGGGTGAGTCGTCACTCCGTGTGTCCGCCCGCCGCCTAGCTAACACAAGTTATATGCTGGCTTCTTGGTCCTCTCATCCCGACtggtcttcttctcgcTTCCGGCTTTGTCCTCAACACCGACAAGATCGTTAAGTCCACTAGCCAGCAGGCTGGTTGGATTATCCTCCTCATTCTTGGCTTAGCTGCGCTCATCCCCCCCTTTTTCCTCTCGTACCATCGTCTCAACCACGTCTGGGCAGTCTCGTCGCATGCCagcggcggctggcgcaAGATCCTTTTTGCTTGTGAGTCCGAACCTCTCCAGTGCTGATAATTGTCAACATGGCGGTTCTCCTTCTGGGAACGAGCACCATGGGCTTTCTCACAGGCTTCTGGTACGCTAGTCCGCGCCATGTGTACTCGGAGTGGCGCACCCGCTGGATTCTCGCTGTCTCATTCTCCATCGTCCTCTACGCCGCCACTATCGCCTTCGACCTTTACATCATGGGCAAGCAGGACAGCGAGTCGGTCAACGGCCAGAAGATTGCGTGGAACATTTACACCACGGCCACTCTCCCCACCCACCGTCAGGCTGAGATTGCGGCGCTCAGCGGTGGCAAGTTGCACTACCCAAAGATCGAGCACGTTACGCACGACAACGCGCCCGTCACGAGCTTTAACATCCCCGCCTACTaccaccgcgccgccagcatGAACCTCCGGTACGGTGGCCCCTCCCTCGGCTGGAACCAGTAAAGCCCGCAAAGCTCAAGGCTCCGTATAAAACTATAATAGCCCCAGTGAAGATTGTCTTGGTGTACATAGAATGCCACTGCATGCGGGTGAACAGCAGTACCTGCTACGCTGAGATTCAGTGCCACAGCTTGTCAGTTTGTGGCGCAAGCATTCCCTTCTGCGTCCAACATAGCTGACTAATCTGGATGCCAGCTCGTACCCTGTACGTCAGCTGGAACTCTTTCCGTTCTCACAAGTCTGTCTTACGCCAGGATCACGGGGAAAGACGGGATCTCAGTGCTGACGGAAGCATGCTCCCGAGTCCCTGACTTATTTGGATGCTAAAGTACTGCTTCAAAGCGGTCCCTTGACATGGCTCCCGTCTTCCCGAGGCTCTCGCATTCATGTTCAGACTTGAGTGTCTCACAACGCGTTGGTGCCATTGCTTGGAGTCGCTGCCATTTTCAGAGCATGCATGATACTGAATTGTCAGGGGTGATTAATGAGACACGATACATCAGGGCCACACGGGGCTTGATTGGTGCGAAGGGTATGGCATGTTAGCATCTCGCAGTCACGCTTCTCGTCGCAACTTCATTCCTCTTTGACACACACCTCCCCACTGTCCTTACTTtcaacaccaacaccaatGACTGAACTACTTCGCGTTGCCTCTGCCCGGCGAGGGTTCGGTATGTCGATCCTTCTGCATCACTGACCCAGGCATGGACACGCTCATTCTCGCGGCCTGGTCCGCACTCACGTTCTGGAACGCGTGGTTCCTCGGGCGCAGGTGAGTTACAGTGCCCCAAGCAACAGCGCACTGATTTGAGGCCCAATCGCATTAGAGGCAGTACGCTGACGGCAGTTTACTCCGCCGCTCACTTGGCGTCCTGGAGACGACTGGGTTTGAACCCCCCGCTCTCTttggcctcgtcctccggTTGCTGTGCCTGTTCGTCATCGACATTCTGATGTACGTGCGCTTCGCTTGGGCACCACAGGTATCCCAATACCACCAGCGCGCAGACACAACCGAGGGCCGCACAGACGCAaccgagggcgagaaggtcCGGGCTAAGGATTTGGAGGTACTTGTGGCCGAGCTGCGGCGTGAGAacgccgagctgcgtcTAAAGCTATACGCCTAGACCCACTTGACCATGATACCAGGACACTACACGCATGTACATTATCCATATCAGCTACTGCTGATACCTCTACCACTGGTTTGGCCTGGACCATCCATTTGAGAGGTTGTTCCTGACGCTCATGTTCCAACGTCCCACTCATCTACGAGTTAACACGTAAATGTGCTCAAAGGCGATTGTGCCGAAGATCCGGGCCCCGCAAAGACACATGATGATCTCGGAGCAGTAGGAGATGCCGTCGATGCACATCCAGACGCGGTTATCCCAGGGTTCACTACGTAGTTGCCCGAGTTCCAAATTCCCATGAGCAAGGCAGATGGAGTACTCACTCTTGTACGCATTCAGTCAGCGGATGCCCATTCCCGCCGTtacgacggcgaggacaacATTTGCATGTAGAGCATGCTCGGGGTGAGGTCTGCCTTGGTCATTGTGTTGGAGGTGGTGTTGGAGTTTGGGATGAAGATGAGGCACCAAAAAGTTGAAGAGAGGCGCTTTATTGCTCTCTTTGACAGCGAAAATCTTGACAGCACAACACAGCCCCTTTTGCCAAGACGAGGCTTGGAACGTGTGCTGTTAACGTCAGAGTGTTCCGTTCGGCGGGGAGCGGAGGTACCATACAGTACTCTCGAATGCGTTGCAGGGCGTGCGGGGACTGCCTAAGGAACAGCAGTCGCGCACttgcgcctcgaggagaagtTGATCACATGTATGAATCTTTATCCTAGTGGTTGGCCGGGGGCGATGCCAAGTCTAGCGGAGTGCGAGAGTCTCGGAGAGTTCGCGATGGATTGATCGGTGAACAGACCAATCGAGGCGCTCCGCAGCCTCATATGGCTTCCAGGGTAGCATCAGTCCAGATACTTGGTGCCACAAATCTCCAGAGTACTGTAGAAATGAATGCCGCCAGTTCTGGAAGCGTGGACACGGATGGGCATGGCGATGAGGACTTGTCTGAAGCATCGCCTACATTACATCCGACCGGAGGACGTCAAACATTCCAATCCGCAGTGCCAGTCaggcgacagcgacagTTTCTGGGTTTAGCCCCTCGACTGGTCTACCTTGACGCAGACCGCCTCCTTCCGATAGCTGCACGCCTCATTCCAgaccaccgccaccactTACGCCAGATGCTGTCGACCCAGCCGCCAAGCCTCTCGCTTAGAGACATTTCCAAAAACGTCGCGCTGCACGCTCTGCTCTCTGACGGAGAATTGAACTCCGGTCTCCCGCGGCCATTCCAATGACAAGCGAGCATACTAGCCACTATACGATCAGAGATGCTCTGTCAAACCCGAAAAAACAGCGTGGAGATCGGCGAAGGCAGTTTATGCACGAAGATAGTGATTCTCAAGCATACGGTAAGGTCTAATCTACAATCTACACGGGGCAGGCCGAGCCCTTGCGCCACAGCTTGCGCACGACAAAACCGCCGAGGGCCAGGACAAAGGTGAGCGAGGCACCAAAGAGGATCCACTTGGCGCGAGGGGGAAGATTGACGAGCGTGAGGTGGCCCGCGATCAcgctgagcgcgacgaggagagtgatgtgcacgacgtcgatggctggtgtcagcagaggcggaggcggagagtGCGTACTCTTCTGGCAGGCAGGCATTGTGAGGGTTGGCAGTTGATGGTTGTCTCAGTGGAGAGTAGTGAGTTGGAGATAGAGCGGTCGCGCGGTTTAAGAATCTCTATGGGGCTGGGTTGGGATCAACATGACGAGCTAGTGCGAGTGTTTGGCTTGCGCAGATAAACACGGAATGACTGAAAGCAGTCGCTTCGGTGCGAGACGAGGACTTCAATCAACAATTTCAAGAAGGCCATAGTCTCACGGGCACCTGCGAGCGATAAACAAGTACGTCCGAGTGTGTAGGGAGTGTCAAGGTTTCCACGGGAGGACTAGGGCCAGCTCAACCACGGCGGGACCGTCGCCAATACTCGCCACTATCACGTTAGGGCCAAGGCATTGTAGCAGATTGTGAGCGTGTACCATGAGATCAATGCTGATGCTTCACACGCGTTAGTCACATCCTCGCCGGTGATGCATTAGCACTCGATCCCCTCACCTGTAACCAACACTTCTCTGTTTGACCCACATGTACCTTGGCCGCGAAACCAAAACCATCGTCAAGTCGACCGCCCGCGTCGTAAGTGCTACAGTTGTGGTGCTGGGGGGCCCAAGGTGAGCGCGGCCACGGTACGTATCCCGCATTCTTACCTAACCCAGTCCTCGACCCGGCCCTTGTcctgctcgtcctcctcaccactATATGCGGTACTTTTGGCGCGCTGTCCTCCAAGCAGGactgctcctcctctgtAGTTGCATCGAAAACTCGCTCCGTCACTCATCAGTTTCTGTCCGCCTCACCCGTCAGCAGTCAGCTGATGCAATTAACCGTACATGCCTGCGGACTCGTACGAACCAACTGCCACGCACATCCAGACACATCCGCCTTCCTTCTTCCCTCCCCCGGTCCCGCAACCCAAGCCTATGGTGACAACTTGGACACGTCTGCCGTCTtggcctcgccctcgagcaccATCTCGGCAAGCACCAACCCCGTCCCCGGACCCTGGGTAATGCCCCAGCAGCTGAGCCCACCGCCGACGTACACGCCCTCCATGCCAGGGACCTTGCCGATAACTGGGCGCCCACGATCAGGGATGGGGAGGAAACATGCTGTCGACGACTCAAACGCCgccccgccctcctcgctgaACACGGGCGAGATACCTGCTGCCTGTGTCCTCAGCTTGTCGACCGATGCGGGGTCGCCAATGATGTCGCCAGCGGTTTCGgggaggtcgacggcgcaCGAAGCGCCGCAGCTGACAGTCAGCACTGAAGGACAGTCGCTCATAGCTGGCGGTTTGTGACAACGTGACGAGTGTCACGCGTGTCGATTGATCTACTCACATGACAACGGTTCCATCTGGTCGCGGGTAAACCTCGGGCTCAGACACTGCGCCGTCGTTAAgggtgaggtcgacgaAGAGGCAGTGGGGAGTCGTCGGCTCCTTGGTGCGAAGGAGAAGAGTGTGTGCCATCTGGCCGTCTACTGCGACGCCGCGggctgccgaggaaggaaggagagcCTCAGCGAGGCGGCCCAACCATGGTCCAGCAGTGAGGATGACTgtgtcgacgtcgataATACGCTCACTcccgtcctccttgaggtTGACCATGAGGGTGTGGGGTACGCCGTCAGAATCCAACGCTAGTGCCTTGGCCGTCCCCAGCACGAGCGCGCAGCCCTCTTCACGCAGGAAACGCTCTGCAAGGAATCTTGTCAGCAGCCGAGGGTGGCACTGTGCTGTGGTCGAGTGTGTGCCAAGCTGCGAGTGCTTTTGGATGTTGCCCTTAGGAATCCAAGGAACAGGCGAGCGGGAGGTGGCCGGCTCCGCTTGCCCATCGATCGTCACAGACTGTCATGTCAGCAGAGCAGCATGGCAGaagcggcgaggaaggttgcCTCAGTCCTAAACAGGACCACAGAGCACCGCGGAAAGTGCACTTACCAGAGTGTCAACAGAACGGTATTGCCAATGCTTGGAGCCACCAAACTGCTCTGCCAGCTTGCGATGCAAGTCAAACGACATGGCGGAAAGGCCTGGGGTTAGGACATGCATCTAATTGTGGTGCGTCACGCCTCTCCCACCGACTGCGCCCAGACACACAACTCGACACACAGGTGACTGTCTCATTTCTACACTCCGTCAAGCCCTCTGCGATAAGGAACAACAGGGACTCGGTTCTGAACTGTCATCGCACCTCATCAAGGAACAGGCTTCGCCTCCTCCGATGACCCGTATTCCCCCG of Cutaneotrichosporon cavernicola HIS019 DNA, chromosome: 4 contains these proteins:
- a CDS encoding uncharacterized protein (Cytoplasm protein): MATGPLGHWAVDSMTGASALRPLYLERLGRPYALGCCLARPWVNLVCPTLPSSVVSPLWSQVYTVRHSHNLIRRLPDHRPAAPGPLLAAASTFFLTLPLIGLPHRSKLVSLSTIMPAAANATSASPARAPKNIAVVGGGIVGVCTAYFLAISPHRPAGSKITLVEGTGVASAASGNAGGFLARDWHGPATASLSAMSFDLHRKLAEQFGGSKHWQYRSVDTLSVTIDGQAEPATSRSPVPWIPKGNIQKHSQLGTHSTTAQCHPRLLTRFLAERFLREEGCALVLGTAKALALDSDGVPHTLMVNLKEDGSERIIDVDTVILTAGPWLGRLAEALLPSSAARGVAVDGQMAHTLLLRTKEPTTPHCLFVDLTLNDGAVSEPEVYPRPDGTVVICGASCAVDLPETAGDIIGDPASVDKLRTQAAGISPVFSEEGGAAFESSTACFLPIPDRGRPVIGKVPGMEGVYVGGGLSCWGITQGPGTGLVLAEMVLEGEAKTADVSKLSP